The genomic stretch CATCCGCAGCTTCACCCGGCCGCTGATGCCGCGCACCAGCCGGACCACGTCGGAGGCCTTGCCGCGCGGCGGCATGAAATCGATCAGCGCAACCACGCCGTCGGCGGTCTCGAATCGCGTTTCCAGGATCAGCGTGTTGTCCCGGTAACGCCGCGAGGTCTTTGTGATTTTGCCCGAGGGTGCGATCTGCCAGCGGCCGTTCTTCGATGTCCCGAGCAATGCCGCAAAGCAGGCGTCGGAATCGAACGCCGGCCAGCACAGCCAGTCGATCGATCCGTCGCGGCCGACCAGCGCTGCGGTCTCGCAATCGCCGATCAGCCCATAGTCTTCGATTCGGCACGACACGTTTCAATACCGTTTTAGATCAAATCGAGGCGCGCTCACGCATCGCGCGCTTGAGCGCGTCGATGTCGACGGCGGAGGCGATATGCTCAATCGAGACTGGAAGCCGCCGCCGCCAGTTCGGATGTTCGTCCACGGTGCCGGGGATGTTCGGCTGGTCGATCAGGCCGAGCAGATCCTCCAGCGAGACCGCCAGCATCCGGGATTTGGTCCGCGCCAGGAACTGCAGCACCGAATAGAGATCGTGGCTGTCGATGGCGTGGTGACGCAGCACATCGTCCAGCATGGTCAGCGCGTGCCAGCGCGCATCGTCGCTCTCCCCCGGATCCATTCCGAGCGAGCGCTTCAGTTTCAGATCGCTGAAGGAGCGCCAGCCGGCATAGGTCGAGAGATCGTGGGTATTGAAGGTGACCAGCGCATTGGCCGCGTAATGGTCGACGCCCCTGAACGGGCCGTGATCCTCGCGCTCGAACATCATCACCAGATAGGACCAGATGCCCCAATCGGCCATCCGCGCGCGAAAGCCCTCCGGCACGGTGCCGAGGTCTTCGCCGATCACGACGCAGCGGTGCGCGACGCTTTGCTGCGCGGTCACGGCCAGCAGCGCCTCGAGCGGCATCTGCACATAGACGCCGTCAGCCGCACTGAACCCGCGCGGCACGAGGTAGAGCCGCTCCAAGCCCAGCACATGGTCGAGCCGGATCGCCCCGGCGTGACGCATCGAGGCGCGCAACATCTCGCGATAGGGCTCAAACGACTGCGATTCCAGCCCGGCGGCATTGAAACCCGCGAGGCCCCAGTCCTGCCCGGCGGGAGCCAGCGGATCCGGCGGCGCGCCGATCCCGAGATGGCGCGAGATCGCCGCCTGCTCGTTCCAGGCATCGAAGCCGCCGGATTGCACGCCGACGGCGACGTCGAGATAGAGCCCGACCTTCATGCCGAGCCGGTGCGCGTGATCCTTGCACGCCTGCAATTGCCGGTCGGCGGTCCATTGCACGAATTCGACGAATTCGATTTCCGGCGCATCGGCGCCGTTGCGCAAGCCGGCGCATCTGGCCTCGTCGGGTTGCCGCCATTGCTCTGGCCATTCCCACCAGGCCTCGTTGAACTTGTGCCGCAGCACCTCGAAGCAGGCGAAGTGCGCCAGCAACGGCGCGCGTTCGGCGCGGAATTTTTCAAAATCCTGCTTGCGTTCGGCGTTTGGATAGATTTTGAAGGCGTCGAACGCCGCCCGCAACGCCCGCCATTTCAGCCCGGCCACCGCGACATAATCGACCACGTCGTTGGCCCGCAGATGCGCGAGCACGCCCCTGGCCTGGGGATCGGCGCGGAATTCGGGAAGTTTTTCGACATCGATATAGAGCGCATTGAGGAACAGCCGGCTGTTCGGCGAGTACGGGCTGCAATCGGCGGGCCGATCGTCGAACAGCGCATGCAGCGGGTTGAGGCCGACGCCGTCGGCACCCAGATGGTGCGCCAGTTCGATCAGGCCGTGGAGGTCGGTGAAGTCCCCCATCCCCCAGTTGCGCGCCGAGCGGACGCCATAGAGCTGGACCGCGAGCAGCCAGCAGCGGTCGAAATCCCCGCCAAAGGCCCTTGCCGGCGCCACGATCAGCGGCACATCTTCGGTGAACGGCGACGCATCGGTCAGATTGAGCCGGTGGACACCCGGCGGCAAGTCCTGTGGCCAGACGATAACGTGATCGGAGGTTCTTCCCTCGGCGATAACCTTAGAGCCAGCCACGATTTTCCATTGCAGGGGCAATGTGGCAGCCTGCGACAGTTCGCTGCGCACGGGCTGGCCGGATCGAACCACGACCGGCTCAGCGAGCAGGCGGCGTGGTGTCTGCGGTGGCAGGGAATCCAGGATGATCTTGAGCGCCGCTGCGTCCGTCACACGGCGGTGGCCTTGACCGTCGATAAATTCGGTCTGGATTCCCCGGTTTCTGGCTAGATCGAAAAGGTCCATTCGGCACGCGCTTTGCACGCAACAACCCAAAAGGCGTCGCGAAATTGTCTAAATACAGGAAGGGGATAGACGATGTCTAACGCTCTGCCCTGCCCGGCGTTCCCCGGGAACCAATGCCGGGCGAGCGGCTTTCTATATAAGCTCGGCGCGTCTCCTTCCTGTGACCGGGACGTCATTTCCACATCAATGGCGGCATCACCGTGAACAAAACTACACAAACTGTCGAGAGTGCCATCGGCGCTTTCCATATCGAGGATGTTTATCCCTTGATCGATGGCGGCCGTTTTCCGGTCAAACGGATCGTCGGCGAGCGCGTGGAGGTATGGGCCGATGTCTATCGCGACGGGCACGACGTGGTCGCCGCAGCGCTGGTCTGGCGCGGCGAGCTCGACCGGGAATGGCGACGCGAGCCGATGATCCTCCATAGCAACGACCGCTGGGGCGGTTCTTTCGTCCCGGACGCACCGGGCCGATATGTCTACGCGATCGAAGCCTGGACCGACGAATTCGCCACCTGGCGCCATGGCTTTGAGCTGAAACAGAAAGCCGGCGCCGACCTCACCCTCGACGCCATCGAGGGCGCGGGCTTGCTCACCAAGGCGCAGGCCGGAGGGCGCGCCGCGGCGGCAGTCATCCTTAAACAATGCGAGGATTATTTGCAGACCGGCGATACCGCGCCGCTGCTCGCACCCGAACTGAAAGAGGCCATGGCCGAGAGCCAGTTGCGGCCCGACCTTACGCGGTCGCAGCTCTACCCGTTCGTCGCCGACCGGCCGCGGGCACGCAACGGCGCCTGGTATGAAATGGTGCCGCGAAGCCAGGGAAAGACGCCCGGCCAGCACGGGACGTTCAGGGATTGCATCGACCGCCTGCTTGACGTCGCGGCGATGGGGTTTGACGTCGTCTATTTCACGCCGATCCACCCGATCGGGAAAGTCAATCGCAAGGGCCGTAACAACGCGGTGGCCGCCGCCGAAGCCGATCCCGGCAGTCCGTATGCCATCGGCGGAGCCGAAGGCGGCCACGACGCCGTGCATCCGGAATTGGGCACGCTGGAAGATTTTCGCGCCTTCGTGGCGGCGTGCAAGCAGCACGACATGGAAGTGGCGCTGGACTTCGCCGTGCAATGCGCGCCGGACCATCCATGGCTCAAGCAGTATCCGCAATGGTTCAAGCGCCGGCCGGACGGCTCGATGCGCTATGCAGAAAACCCGCCCAAGAAATACGAGGATATCGTCAATCCCGATTTCTCTTCGGAAGACGCCGGGGCGTTATGGAATGCGCTTCGCGATGTGGTGTTGTTTTGGGTCGATCAGGGCGTAAAAATCTTCCGGGTCGATAACCCCCATACAAAACCGTTCCGGTTCTGGGAGTGGCTGATCCATCAGATCCAGCTGCACCACCCCGATGTCATCTTCCTCGCCGAAGCCTTCACGCGGCCGAAGCTGATGAAGGGTCTGGCAAAACTCGGCTTCACCCAGTCCTATACCTATTTCACCTGGCGCACGCAGCGCTGGGAGCTGGAGCAATATCTGACCGAGCTGACCCGCTACCCCGAGCGCGACTACTACCGGCCGAATTTCTTCGTCAACACGCCCGATATCCTGCCCTATCATTTGCAGAGCGGCGAGCCCTGGATGTTCAAGTCCCGCGTCGCGCTGGCGGCTATGCTGTCCAGCACCTACGGCCTCTACAACGGTTTTGAACTGCTGGAGCACGAGCCGATCCCGGGCCGCGAGGAGTACCTCGATTCCGATAAATACGAGATCAAGGTGCGGGACTGGGACAGGCCCGGCAACATCAAACCCTATATCCGCGATCTCAACCTCGCCCGCCGCGCCAACACGGCGCTGCAGCAGACCAGCAATTTGCGCTTCCTTTCCGTCGAGGACGGCAACGTGATCGGCTTCGTGAAGGAGTCGGTCGACCAGACCAACACGGTTGCGGTCGCCATTGCGCTATCGCGCGACGTCCACGAATTCTGGCTGCCGCTCGGCGACGTCCAGGTCGGCACCGGCAACGACCGCCGGAATGTCGCGGCGGTGGAGAACCTCGTCACCGGCGAGCGCTACCCGATCGAGTGGGGCGGCATCCGCCTGCGGATCGACCCGGCACGCGATCCCGCCGTGCTGTTCCGCTGCCTGGCGTGAGGCAGCGGCCATGAATGTACTGTCATCGATCGACACCAAGGAACTGACCGCAACCGAGACCGCCGACGAGCTCTGGTACAAGGACGCCATCGTCTATCAGCTTCACGTCAAGGCCTTTGCCGACAGCAATAATGACGGCATCGGCGACTTTGCCGGACTGACCGAGAAGCTTCCCTATCTGCAGGAGCTCGGCGTCACCGCACTGTGGCTGTTGCCGTTCTATCCCTCCCCCGGCCGCGACGACGGCTACGACATCGCCGACTATGGCGACATCAATCCCGACTTCGGGACGATGAAGGATTTCAGGCGCTTCATCCAGGAAGCCAAGAAACGCGGGCTGCGCGTCATTACCGAGCTCGTGATCAATCACACCTCCGACCAGCACGACTGGTTCAAGCGCGCCCGCCGCAGCGATCCCAAATCGAGCGCGCGCAACTGGTATGTCTGGAGCGATACCGACCAGAAATATCTGGGCACGCGGATCATTTTCACCGACACCGAAAAGTCGAACTGGACCTGGGATCCCGAAGCCGGCCAGTTCTACTGGCACCGCTTCTTCTCGCACCAGCCGGACCTGAATTTCGACAACCCGCGCGTAGTGAGCGCGCTCGTGCAGGTGATGAAGCGCTGGCTCGATACCGGCGTCGACGGCTTCCGGCTCGACGCCATCCCCTATCTGTGCGAGCGCGACGGCACCAACAACGAGAACCTGCCCGAGACCCACGCCATCATCAAGCGGCTGCGCCGCGAGCTGGACGCCTACGCCAAGGGCAAGCTGCTGCTGGCCGAAGCCAACCAATGGCCGGAGGACGTGCAGGAATATTTCGGCCGCGGCGACGAATGCCACATGGCCTATCATTTCCCGCTGATGCCGCGCATCTACATGGCGATCGCGCAGGAAGACCGCTTTCCGATCACCGACATCCTGCGGCAGACGCCGGATATCCCCGGCAACTGCCAATGGGCGCTGTTCCTGCGCAATCATGACGAGCTGACGCTGGAAATGGTCACCGACGTCGAGCGCGATTACCTGTGGTCGACCTACGCCAACGATCCGCGCGCCCGCATCAATGTCGGCATCCGCCGCCGGCTCGCACCGCTGATGGACAATGACCGCCGCAAGATCGAGCTGATGAACTCGCTCTTGCTGTCGTTCCCGGGCACCCCGATCATCTACTACGGCGACGAGATCGGCATGGGCGACAACATCTATCTCGGCGACCGCAACGGCGTGCGGACACCGATGCAGTGGTCGCCAGATCGCAATGGCGGCTTCTCCCGCGCCGATCCGGCAAGGCTTTATGCTCCGACCATCATGGACCCCGTCTACGGCTATGAGTCCGTGAACGTGGAGGCGCAGTCGCGCAGCCTGTCGTCCCTGCTCAGCTCCACCAAGCGGCTGATCGCGGTGCGCAAATCAACGCAGGCCTTCGGCCGCGGCACCATGACGTTCATCCGCCCGGAAAACCGTTCGGTACTGGCTTACGTCCGCCAGAATCAGGACGAGGTGATCCTCTGCGTCGCCAATCTGTCGCGGTCGGCGCAGGCGACGGAACTCGATCTGGCCGCGTTCCAGGGCCGCATCCCGCTGGAAATGCTGGGCAGGACGCGTTTCCCGACGATCGGCGAATTGCCCTACATGATCACGCTGGCGCCTTACGGATTCTATTGGTTCCAGCTTCAGGAGCGTGACAAATCCGAACCGGCGGTACCCAGAGCCGTGCCGGAATTCGAAACGCTGGTGGTGCCGCTGAACTCGACGTGGGTCTCGCTGGCGCGTACCCGCGGCGTGTTCGAGCGCGACGTCCTGCCGGGCCACCTCGCACGCACACGCTGGTACCCGGAACGTTCGGCGAAAGCGATCCAGCCGACTCTCGTGTCAGCCATCCCCTTCTGCGATATCGGCGACAACCGGCCGTGGCTCGCGTTCTTCGAGACGACGCAGCGTGGCGCGACGACCCGCTATGTCTTGCCGCTGCAGATCGAATGGGTCCGCTTCGACCGCGAGCGCTACAACCCGCGTGCCCTCGCCGCGGTTCGTCAGGGCGCGCGCGAGGGAACGCTGCTCGATGTCGCCACCGACCAGATCTTCATCGCGCTGCTGCTGCGCAATCTGCGGCAGTCGCTTATCATCGAGGAAGGCGAACAGGGTTTGCGGCTCGAATTCCGGCCGACCAGCCGTTTCTCGGACAAGCCAATCAGGCAGCCCGAGCGCATCCGCTCCGTCGAGACCGAGCAGTCCAACAGCACCGCGCTGGTCGATGACGACTATGTCGTCAAGATCTATCGAAAATTAGAGGCCGGTATCAATCCCGAGATCGAGATGGGGCGCTTCCTGACCGAGGTCGCAGGCTTCGCCAACACGCCAGCACTGATCGGCAGCGTTGAACTGGTCGAGGGCGACAGGAGAAGCGCGGTCGGGATCGTCCATGCGTTTGTTGCCAATCAGGGCGACGCCTGGACGGTGACCGCGGCCTATCTCGATCGTTTTGTCGACGAGCAGCGCGTGCTGCCGGCAAGCGAACATCCCGGCGAAAGCGAAGGACAGGTGCCCTATCTGCGCTATATGTCGCAAACGGGTCAGCGCGTCGCCGAGATGCATGCCGCGCTCGCGAGCAACAAGGATCTTCCCGACTTCGTGCCAGAGCCGACCCGGCCCGAGGACGTACAACGCTGGATCGGCGATGTCATGGCCCGCGCCGAACGTGTCTTCGATACCCTGATGCATCGGCGCGATACGCTGAGGGAGGCCGATCGTCCGCTGGCGGATCAATTGCTGACCTACCAGTCGACCCTGCCGGATCGCCTGAAGGCGCTGCTGCCGCGCGATATCGATGGGCTCAATATCCGTCATCATGGCGATTTCCATCTCGGTCAGATGCTGATCGTCAAGGATGACATCTTCATCATCGACTTCGAAGGCGAGCCGAGGCGCGCCATCTCCGAACGCCGGCGCAAGGCGCCCGCGGCGCGGGACGTCGCCGGCCTGATCCGCTCGATCGATTATTCGGCAACCGCTGCCCTTGAGCGCGCGCTAAAGGTAACTCACGATGACGCAGGCAGGCTCGCCGCTGCGCTCGCCGATTGGCGCGACCGGGCAACTGCGGCATTCCTCGCCGGCTATCGCGAGACCGCGGCCAATCAGCGCCTGTGGCCGGCCAATCCCGACGCCGCCGAGCGATTGCTGAACTTCTTCCTGCTCGAGAAGGCTTTCTACGAGATCGAATATGAACTGTCGCACCGGCCGGAATGGCTGCGCGTACCCCTGACCGGAATGCTTCGAATTATGTCGCAACAGCCGCTTGAGGCCTCATGACCAAACTACCCGCCGAGGCCTATGCGATCATCGAAGGCCGCCACTCGGATCCCTTCCATTATCTCGGCCTTCATACCGAGGGGGATCAGAACGTCGTGCGCGCGTTCCTGCCGGAAGCCTCCAACGTGGAAGCGATCGGCGAGCATGGCGAGACGGCGCCGCTGGCGCGGATCCACGATTCAGGGCTGTTTGCCGGGGCGCTGCCGAACGGCTCGAAGCGTTACCAGTTGCGCGCCCGTTTCGGCGACAAGGTCGTCAATCTCGACGACCCCTACCGCTTTCCGCCGATCTTGAGCGAGTTCGACCTCTATCTGCTCGGCGAAGGCACCCATCAGCGCATCTACGACAAGCTCGGCGCCCATCCGATGACGCTGGACGGCGTCGACGGCGTGGCGTTCGTGGTGCTGGCGCCGAATGCGCGGCGCGTCAGCGTGGTCGGCGATTTCAATTTCTGGAACGCCCGGCGGCACCCGATGCGGGTGCGCGGCGTCGGTTACTGGGAGCTGTTCATCCCGCACGCCCGCGACGGCGATCACTACAAATTCGACATTATCGGCCACAACGGCCAGCATCTGGCGCTGAAATCCGATCCGCTGGCCTTTGCCGCCGAAGTCCGTCCCAAGGCGGCATCGATCGTATTTGACGAGGCCAGAATTCCGCATCCGCGCCCCGCGCCTTCGGGCGTCAACGCGCTCGGCGCGCCCGTCTCGATCTACGAGGTCCATCTCGGCTCCTGGCGGCGCAAGGGCAACAATGAGTGGCTGAGCTATCGCGATCTCGCCGAACAACTTCCCGCCTATGTGCGCGATCTCGGCTTCACCCACGTCGAATTCCTGCCCGTCAGCGAACATCCGTTCGATGGCTCCTGGGGTTACCAGCCGACCGGCATGTTTGCGCCGACCAGCCGCTTTGGTGGCCCGGAGGATTTCGCAGCCCTGGTCGACGCCTGCCATCGCGAGGGCATCGCGGTGCTGCTGGACTGGGTGCCCGGGCATTTCCCCGACGATCCGCATGGGCTCGGCCAGTTCGACGGCACCGCGTTGTATGAACATGCCAACCCGCAGCAGGGCCGCCATCTTGACTGGGGTACGCTGATCTACAATTACGGCCGCACCGAAGTCGTGAATTTCCTGGTGTCGAACGCGCTGTTCTGGCTGGAGCGCTACGCCGTCGACGGCCTGCGTGTCGATGCCGTCGCTTCCATGCTTTATCTTGACTACAGCCGGCCGGAAGGCGGCTGGATTCCGAACAAATATGGCGGCCGCGAAAACCTCGAGGCCATCGACTTCCTGCGCCGTTTCAACGCCGAGGTTTTCGCGCGCTTCCCGCAGGCCACCACGGCGGCGGAAGAATCGACATCCTGGCCGCAGGTGTCGCGCCCGGTCGAATTTGGCGGGCTCGGCTTCGGCTACAAATGGAACATGGGCTGGATGCACGACACGCTGAACTACATCGGCAAGGATCCGATCCACCGCAAGCACCATCACGGCGATATCCTGTTCGGCCTGCATTACGCATTCTCGGAAAATTTCATCCTGCCGCTGTCGCATGACGAGGTCGTGCACGGCAAACGCTCGATCCTCGGCCGCATGCCTGGCGACCAGTGGCAGCGCTTCGCCAATTTGCGGGCCTATTACAGCTTCATGTTCGGCCATCCCGGCAAGAAGCTGATGTTCATGGGCTGCGAGTTCGGTCAGGAGCGCGAGTGGAATCACGATCGTTCGCTGGACTGGCATCTGCTCGAGCAGAAGAAATATGCCGGCATCCACTCCCTGATCCGCGATCTCAACCGGCTGTATCGCGCGCTGCCGGCGCTGCATGAGATGGACTGCGACCAGGGCGGCTTCGAATGGGTGATCACCGACGATGCCGGCGGCAACGTCTTTGCCTGGATCCGCAAGGGCAACGATGCGCGGGCAAGATGCCTCGTGGTCGTGAATTTCTCGCCGAATGTCTATTACGATTACCGCGTCCGCGTGCCGTTTGCCGGCAAGTGGCACGAGGTGTTCAATTCGGACTCCGCGCATTATGGCGGCAGCAATGTCGGCAATATCGGCGAAGTCCGGACCCGGGAAGGCCTCGTGCCCGAGCTCGATTTGACAATCCCGCCTCTGGCCGCGATCTTTCTGGTACCGGAGAGCTGATGCATGCGATTGACCGCGGGAACGGCCGCACGCCTCGGCGCAAGCTGGGACGGACGCGGTACCAACTTTGCGCTTTTCTCGGCCAATGCGGAGAAGGTCGAGCTCTGCCTGTTCGACGGCCAGGGCCGCCGCGAGCTCGAGCGCATCGAATTGCCCGAACGGACCGAAGACGTCTGGCACGGCTATCTCAACGACGTCTCGCCCGGACAGCTCTATGGCTATCGCGTCTACGGGCCCTATGCGCCTGAGCACGGCCATCGTTTCAACGCCAACAAACTGCTGCTCGATCCCTACGCCAAGCGGCTTGCCGGGCGGCTGGTGTGGAGCGATGCGCATTTCGCCTACCGCACCGGCAGCCCGCGCGAAGATCTTTCCTTCGACCGCCGCGACAATGCCCGCGGCATGCCGAAGGCGGTCGTGGTCGACGAGACCTTCAACTGGGGCCGCCGCGAAATCCGCCCCAACATTCCCTGGGAAGACACCATTATCTACGAGGCCCACGTCAAGGGCCTGACCCAGAAGCGCGATGACGTGCCGCCGAACCTGCGCGGCACCTATGGCGGGCTTTCCTCGCCCGCGATGATCGATCATCTCCGGCGTCTCGGCGTTACCACCATCGAATTGCTGCCGATCCACGGGCTGATCGACGACCGGGTGCTGGTGGAGAAAAAGCTGTCGAATTACTGGGGCTACAATACGCTGGCGTTCTTCGCGCCGGAGCCGCGTTACGCGCAGGACAACGCGCTCGATTCCTTTCGCACCACGGTCGCGCGGCTGCATGACGCCGGCATCGAGGTGATGCTCGACGTCGTCTATAACCACACCGCCGAAGGCAACCATATGGGCCCGACGCTGTCGTTCCGCGGCATCGACAACGCGTCGTATTACTGGCTGAACCGGGAGAACCCGCGGTACTACGACGACTTCACCGGCTGCGGCAGCTCGGTCAACCTCACCCATCCGCGCGTGCTGCAGATGGTGATGGATTCGCTGCGCTACTGGGTCGAGGTCTGCCACATCGACGGCTTTCGCTTCGATCTCGCCACCACGCTGGCGCGTGGGCCGAACGGTTACGACCGCAACGCCGCCTTCCTCACCGCCGTCCGGCAGGATCCGGTGCTCTCGACGGTGAAGATGGTCGCCGAACCCTGGGACCTCGGCCTGGGCGGCTATCAGGTCGGCGCGTTCCCGTCGCAATGGTCGGAATGGAACGACCGTTATCGCAGCTCCATGCGGCGCTACTGGAGCGGTGAAGGCAGCCTGATCGGCGAAGTGTCGCGCCGCATGACCGCCTCGTCCGACCTGTTTCACCACGACAACCGCGCGCCGCGCGCCGGCATCAATCACATCACCGTCCATGACGGTTTTACGCTGGCGGACCTGTTCAGCTATAACGAGAAACACAATGAAGCCAACGGCGAGGAAAACCGCGACGGCTCCAACGACAATCACAGCAATAATTGCGGCATTGAGGGCCCGACCGACGATCCCGAGATCATCGGGTTGCGCCGTCAACTGCGCAAGAATCAGCTCGCGTGCTTGCTGCTGGCACAGGGTACGCCGCTGCTTCTGGCCGGCGATGAGGTCGGCAATTCGCAGTCCGGCAACAACAATCCCTATTGCCAGGATAACGAGGTTGGCTGGGTGGGCTGGGCCAACCTCGGCAAGGACGGCGACGACCTCACCGATTTCATCGCTCAGCTGACCGCGTTGCGGCGCTACTTCAGGCAGATTCGCTGCCAACGCTGGCTCGACGGCCGCCGCGCCGACGGCTCCTACGGCGTATTGTGGCTGACACCCGCCGCCGAAGAGATGAAGGAATCCGACTGGAATTTCCCGGAAGGCCGCTTTCTCTCCTATGTGCTGGGGCCGATGGAACAAGGTCAGGCGCCGATCTTTATCGTTCTGAATGCAGCGCCCGAAGAGATTCCATTCAAATTGCCCAGGACGACCGGATACAAGAGCTGGCGGCAGGTTCTGAACACCGCCGTCGGCAAACAAATCTCCGCCGATTTCGTCGCCGGGGCCGACAGCAAGGCGCCGCCGCGCGCCGTGCTCGCCTTTGCGGGCTCGGTATGAATGCGCGGCAATTCGGCCCGCAGCTGACGAAGGCCGGCACGCTGTTTCGGCTGTGGGCGCCCGCTGCCAAGCGTGTCGATCTGCTGCTGGAGAAGCCTCACGCCCTGACGCGCGGTGAGGATGGCTGGTTCTCCGCCGAGATTGCCGGGGTCGGCGCCGGCACACGCTATAAATTCCGCATCGACGACGAGATCGACGTCCCTGATCCGGCGTCCGGCTTCCAGCCCGAGGATGTCTCGGGCCCGAGCGAGATAGTCGATCACGCCGCCTATCGATGGCGGACCACCGACTGGCGCGGACGGCCGTGGTGCGAAGCGGTCGTACTCGAAGCCCATGTCGGCACCTTCACGCCCGAAGGCACCTGCCGCGCCATGATCGACAGGCTCGATCACCTGGTTGCAACCGGCATCACCGCGCTGGAACTGATGCCGCTGGCGGATTTTGCCGGCCGCCGCAACTG from Bradyrhizobium sp. Ash2021 encodes the following:
- the glgX gene encoding glycogen debranching protein GlgX, which translates into the protein MRLTAGTAARLGASWDGRGTNFALFSANAEKVELCLFDGQGRRELERIELPERTEDVWHGYLNDVSPGQLYGYRVYGPYAPEHGHRFNANKLLLDPYAKRLAGRLVWSDAHFAYRTGSPREDLSFDRRDNARGMPKAVVVDETFNWGRREIRPNIPWEDTIIYEAHVKGLTQKRDDVPPNLRGTYGGLSSPAMIDHLRRLGVTTIELLPIHGLIDDRVLVEKKLSNYWGYNTLAFFAPEPRYAQDNALDSFRTTVARLHDAGIEVMLDVVYNHTAEGNHMGPTLSFRGIDNASYYWLNRENPRYYDDFTGCGSSVNLTHPRVLQMVMDSLRYWVEVCHIDGFRFDLATTLARGPNGYDRNAAFLTAVRQDPVLSTVKMVAEPWDLGLGGYQVGAFPSQWSEWNDRYRSSMRRYWSGEGSLIGEVSRRMTASSDLFHHDNRAPRAGINHITVHDGFTLADLFSYNEKHNEANGEENRDGSNDNHSNNCGIEGPTDDPEIIGLRRQLRKNQLACLLLAQGTPLLLAGDEVGNSQSGNNNPYCQDNEVGWVGWANLGKDGDDLTDFIAQLTALRRYFRQIRCQRWLDGRRADGSYGVLWLTPAAEEMKESDWNFPEGRFLSYVLGPMEQGQAPIFIVLNAAPEEIPFKLPRTTGYKSWRQVLNTAVGKQISADFVAGADSKAPPRAVLAFAGSV